From one Thermococcus sp. genomic stretch:
- a CDS encoding MFS transporter — MATPGYRTLLKSGNARTLLLAYSINVFAVAYLIGYYLNITLASIGGPALVGLFAMVSNVFAGFLPIVAGALADSHERRRVILVSAVFEVLALLSLALVADSGGGLLVLPAIVLSASFIAPSPALFSLIAESVPIDCMGKAISLLFMASSASGILSYFIFGSLAGRLDNPRLFTLSAPFVAVSIFLYFRVSETAARKTDGAFERFGEALKGVALLKEPLLKLFMAYICFELFVSSIASPFVPVFLQKVYSLTVSQISWLYSSIGFVTLVGAFIAGYVVDRIGSLNSLILKDFLSIPLLILFALAPFSGAFMSLWFLAFVEQLNVASSRYLIENTTPEHRALVLGFKSSLAKLSAVPGPVVGTFLWGIGPGLTFLIPASLTPVGILILLKLKSTRAVGHGF; from the coding sequence TTGGCAACTCCCGGCTATCGGACACTGCTAAAGAGCGGTAACGCTAGGACACTGCTCTTGGCTTACTCCATAAACGTCTTTGCGGTGGCCTATCTCATCGGCTACTACCTGAACATAACCCTCGCCTCCATCGGTGGTCCTGCTCTTGTGGGCCTCTTTGCAATGGTTAGCAACGTCTTCGCAGGCTTCCTGCCAATTGTTGCCGGGGCTTTGGCTGATTCACACGAGAGGAGGCGTGTAATCCTTGTATCGGCGGTTTTTGAGGTGCTGGCCCTGCTTTCCCTCGCCCTTGTGGCGGATTCGGGTGGCGGATTGCTCGTTTTGCCTGCGATAGTGCTTAGTGCATCTTTCATCGCTCCCTCCCCGGCGTTGTTCTCCCTCATAGCGGAGTCCGTACCGATAGACTGTATGGGAAAGGCGATATCGCTTCTCTTCATGGCGAGCAGTGCTTCCGGAATCCTGAGTTACTTCATCTTCGGCTCTCTGGCAGGGAGGCTCGATAATCCCCGTCTTTTTACCCTCTCGGCCCCGTTTGTAGCTGTCTCCATTTTTCTCTACTTCCGTGTTTCTGAAACCGCAGCGAGAAAAACCGACGGAGCCTTTGAAAGATTTGGGGAAGCTCTTAAGGGGGTGGCACTGCTTAAAGAGCCCCTTCTGAAGCTTTTCATGGCTTACATCTGCTTTGAGCTCTTCGTCAGCTCTATAGCGTCTCCCTTCGTCCCTGTGTTCCTTCAAAAGGTTTACTCGCTCACGGTTTCTCAAATCTCTTGGCTTTACTCTTCTATAGGCTTTGTAACCCTCGTTGGAGCATTTATCGCCGGCTATGTTGTGGACAGAATCGGCAGTTTGAACTCCCTAATACTGAAGGATTTCCTTTCCATCCCCCTGCTAATTCTCTTCGCACTCGCTCCGTTCTCGGGCGCTTTTATGTCTCTGTGGTTTCTCGCCTTCGTCGAGCAACTTAACGTCGCCTCCAGCAGGTACCTGATCGAGAACACGACGCCTGAACACAGGGCCCTTGTTCTCGGTTTCAAATCTTCGCTGGCCAAACTTTCCGCGGTTCCGGGGCCTGTAGTTGGGACTTTTCTCTGGGGCATCGGCCCGGGGTTAACGTTTCTTATTCCAGCGTCACTGACTCCGGTTGGAATTTTGATCCTCCTCAAGCTTAAGTCCACTCGGGCGGTTGGTCATGGCTTTTGA
- a CDS encoding proteasome assembly chaperone family protein — protein MENGKPVKVVLPEIKKPIFIEGYPGVGLVGHIAANFLARELGMKMIGYVESPFIPPMSIILEGKPNPPLRFYGKDNIIVAVADIYVPPTLVSEIARELVRYLKKSNAQKIISLGGIGIGLFKEEMDVWGVGAKEELNRELEDLGVKLLQYGSIMGMSGKLLWEASKEELSTYVLLGETFGDRPDPRAAANVVEVLKSLTGIDVSTEPLLKEAEGIEEQLRKMHEQMEAARQKAQKQYESIYL, from the coding sequence ATGGAAAATGGGAAGCCGGTAAAGGTCGTCCTACCGGAGATCAAAAAACCAATTTTCATCGAGGGCTACCCCGGGGTCGGGCTGGTTGGGCACATAGCGGCCAACTTCCTGGCCAGGGAGCTTGGAATGAAGATGATAGGCTACGTGGAGAGCCCGTTCATTCCGCCGATGAGCATCATCCTAGAAGGAAAACCCAACCCCCCGCTCCGATTCTACGGAAAGGACAACATAATCGTGGCGGTTGCGGACATCTACGTCCCGCCCACCCTGGTGAGCGAGATAGCCCGGGAGCTCGTGAGGTACCTCAAAAAAAGCAACGCCCAGAAGATAATATCGCTCGGCGGCATAGGAATAGGCCTCTTCAAGGAGGAGATGGACGTCTGGGGAGTTGGAGCCAAGGAGGAGCTGAACAGAGAGCTTGAGGACCTGGGGGTGAAACTCCTCCAGTACGGTTCAATAATGGGGATGAGCGGAAAGCTCCTCTGGGAGGCGAGCAAGGAAGAGCTCAGCACCTATGTGCTGTTGGGGGAGACCTTCGGGGACAGACCCGACCCGAGGGCCGCTGCCAACGTTGTGGAGGTTCTGAAATCGCTGACTGGAATAGACGTGTCAACAGAACCGCTTCTCAAGGAGGCTGAGGGGATAGAGGAACAGCTCAGGAAGATGCATGAACAGATGGAAGCGGCCCGCCAGAAGGCCCAGAAGCAGTACGAGAGCATCTACCTATGA
- a CDS encoding S-methyl-5'-thioadenosine phosphorylase yields the protein MPRISIIGGSGVYGVFEPKETLKVHTPYGRPSAPVEIGEIGGVEVAFIPRHGKHHEFPPHEVPYRANIWALKELGVERVIGVTAVGSLREEYKPGDIVITDQFIDFTKKRDYTFYNGPRVAHVSMADPFCPEMRKIFYETAKELGFPVHEKGTYVCIEGPRFSTRAESFMFRQYAHIIGMTLVPEINLARELGMCYANIATVTDYDVWAEKPVDAQEVLKVMTENNYKVQELLKKAIPGIPEERKCGCADVLRTMFV from the coding sequence ATGCCGAGGATAAGCATCATAGGTGGTTCTGGAGTCTACGGCGTCTTCGAGCCGAAGGAAACCCTGAAGGTTCACACGCCCTACGGCAGGCCCTCTGCTCCGGTGGAAATAGGTGAAATCGGGGGCGTTGAGGTAGCCTTCATCCCAAGGCACGGGAAGCACCACGAGTTTCCGCCGCACGAGGTTCCTTATAGGGCAAACATCTGGGCTCTCAAGGAGCTCGGCGTTGAGAGGGTCATAGGCGTTACCGCCGTCGGCTCGCTCCGCGAGGAGTACAAACCAGGGGACATCGTCATAACAGACCAGTTCATCGACTTCACCAAGAAGAGGGACTACACCTTCTACAACGGGCCGCGCGTCGCCCACGTTTCGATGGCCGACCCGTTCTGCCCGGAAATGAGGAAGATATTCTACGAAACAGCAAAAGAGCTCGGCTTCCCCGTCCACGAGAAGGGCACCTACGTCTGCATTGAAGGCCCGAGGTTCTCAACTAGGGCGGAGAGTTTCATGTTCCGCCAGTACGCCCACATCATTGGCATGACCCTTGTGCCTGAGATAAACCTCGCTAGAGAGCTCGGCATGTGCTACGCGAACATAGCGACCGTCACTGACTACGACGTCTGGGCCGAGAAGCCCGTCGATGCACAGGAGGTTCTCAAGGTTATGACCGAGAACAACTACAAGGTTCAGGAGTTGCTCAAGAAGGCCATCCCGGGGATTCCGGAGGAGAGGAAGTGTGGCTGTGCCGATGTGCTTAGGACAATGTTCGTGTGA
- a CDS encoding DUF473 family protein yields MEAVVLAGMARRILDELMRNPYRTVELRGARNVLAVEEALESTLRLFLTYDPFSDVRVGTEGLLVELLGAEKLETRVPWEESDEREVTVCRAKVKLVGLGRVVEVENRRGVMIVHIREPIPQEMGMG; encoded by the coding sequence ATGGAGGCAGTTGTGCTGGCGGGAATGGCAAGGCGTATCCTCGACGAACTCATGAGGAACCCGTACAGGACCGTTGAACTCAGGGGGGCTAGGAACGTACTGGCCGTTGAGGAGGCCCTGGAAAGCACCCTGCGGCTGTTCCTGACGTACGATCCGTTCAGCGATGTGAGGGTGGGTACCGAGGGGCTTCTGGTGGAGCTGCTTGGTGCAGAAAAGCTGGAGACAAGGGTTCCATGGGAAGAGAGCGACGAGAGGGAAGTAACCGTATGCAGGGCCAAGGTAAAACTGGTCGGTCTGGGAAGGGTGGTTGAGGTCGAGAACAGAAGAGGGGTGATGATCGTCCACATCCGTGAGCCAATACCGCAGGAAATGGGGATGGGCTAA